In Spirosoma aureum, a single genomic region encodes these proteins:
- a CDS encoding ROK family protein, whose product MNAIGIDLGGTWIKGVLMDIETGEIVKQLYHPTNGEKDWKLAVAETVADLKALSSGPVKATGLSAPGLPNETNQYIAFMPGRLSGLEGFHWGHFLNDSVHIVNDAHAALLAENRFGVARKQRNVVMLTLGTGVGGGVLIDGRLYQGNFQKAGSLGHIAVDSERDRDITGMPGSLEDAIGNATVEKRSLGRFTSTYQLLEAYKQGDYFAQWVWLSSVRKLAVGVSSLINCFSPDLVVLGGGITQAEDDLLLPLAEFMNLYEWRPGGQTTPIKIAQFGDMAGAIGAASFAIQSEPGFL is encoded by the coding sequence ATGAACGCAATCGGCATTGACCTCGGTGGGACCTGGATTAAAGGCGTGCTGATGGATATAGAAACGGGTGAAATCGTCAAGCAGCTCTACCATCCTACCAACGGCGAGAAAGACTGGAAGCTGGCGGTTGCCGAAACCGTTGCCGACTTAAAGGCGCTTTCATCAGGACCAGTCAAAGCTACGGGCCTGTCTGCTCCCGGATTACCAAACGAAACCAATCAATACATCGCGTTCATGCCCGGACGGTTGAGCGGCCTGGAAGGGTTTCATTGGGGCCATTTTCTGAATGATTCTGTCCATATTGTGAATGATGCTCACGCTGCTCTACTGGCCGAAAACCGCTTTGGTGTCGCCAGAAAGCAACGTAATGTGGTCATGCTGACGTTAGGAACGGGCGTTGGGGGAGGAGTTCTGATTGACGGCCGATTGTATCAGGGGAATTTTCAGAAAGCAGGAAGTCTTGGTCATATCGCGGTCGATAGTGAACGGGATCGGGACATTACCGGAATGCCGGGCAGTCTGGAAGATGCGATTGGAAATGCAACCGTCGAAAAACGATCACTAGGCCGATTCACTTCGACCTATCAATTACTGGAAGCCTATAAACAGGGCGATTATTTCGCGCAGTGGGTCTGGCTATCATCGGTCCGGAAGCTCGCGGTCGGTGTCAGCTCGCTCATTAACTGCTTCTCGCCTGATCTGGTCGTTCTGGGCGGGGGCATTACGCAGGCTGAAGATGATTTACTGTTGCCGCTGGCCGAATTTATGAATCTATACGAATGGCGGCCGGGCGGTCAAACCACACCGATTAAAATTGCTCAGTTTGGCGATATGGCGGGGGCTATTGGAGCCGCAAGTTTCGCTATCCAATCAGAGCCAGGATTCCTTTGA
- a CDS encoding SDR family NAD(P)-dependent oxidoreductase, which produces MWLESKKIVVIGGTTGMGLSAALAFVREGAQVVVVGRNPESCTIAEQQLDGNGLAMSGDASDPQTAPKAIALCQQIFGGFDGLYHVAGGSGRRFGDGPLHELTLDGWHYTVNLNLTSLMLSNQAAVRAFRAQGEGGSILNMGSVLGSRPSPAYFATHAYAAMKSGVIGFTKSVAAYYANDNIRVNVIAPALVETPMAQRATKDETIMAFTRTKQPLDGGRIGLPHDLDGGAVYFMSDYSAFATGQVLTIDGGWSVSDGQL; this is translated from the coding sequence ATGTGGCTAGAGTCGAAAAAAATCGTTGTTATCGGAGGCACGACCGGCATGGGCCTGTCAGCTGCACTGGCGTTCGTACGGGAGGGTGCACAGGTTGTCGTGGTAGGACGAAACCCCGAAAGCTGTACAATAGCGGAACAGCAACTCGATGGTAATGGATTGGCCATGTCTGGCGATGCTTCAGACCCACAAACGGCACCCAAAGCCATTGCGCTTTGTCAGCAGATTTTCGGTGGGTTCGATGGACTATATCATGTGGCAGGTGGTAGTGGTCGCCGTTTCGGTGACGGGCCTCTTCATGAACTTACCCTGGACGGCTGGCATTATACGGTCAATCTTAACCTGACATCCCTGATGCTGTCGAATCAGGCCGCTGTTCGTGCATTCAGAGCACAGGGAGAAGGGGGCTCTATCCTGAACATGGGGTCTGTGCTGGGGTCGCGACCATCACCAGCTTACTTCGCTACGCATGCCTATGCCGCAATGAAATCGGGTGTAATTGGCTTTACCAAATCGGTGGCTGCATACTATGCCAACGACAACATTCGCGTCAATGTGATTGCCCCAGCCCTGGTCGAGACGCCAATGGCACAGCGAGCAACCAAAGATGAAACGATCATGGCCTTTACCCGAACCAAACAGCCGCTCGATGGTGGCCGGATCGGACTTCCTCATGATCTGGATGGGGGGGCTGTTTATTTCATGTCCGACTATTCGGCCTTTGCCACAGGGCAGGTTCTGACTATAGATGGGGGCTGGAGTGTGAGTGATGGGCAGCTTTAA
- the pnuC gene encoding nicotinamide riboside transporter PnuC has protein sequence MADFFDINTIFFTLWGYSMSYLEFFGAVSGAVAVWLSARANIWSWPIGAASVFLFFFLFYQVQLYPDMFLQVFFFITNLQGWWRWTHPKQNEADTKQELRISRMPAQQFLIWTLAGVVATALLGTFASNLHEWFPVLFSKPSAFPYLDSFTTVMSIVATFLMIEKRVECWYVWLGVDAILTYMYFVKGVKFVGVEYFAFCFIAAIGAWHWTREYRSYRTFASM, from the coding sequence ATGGCTGATTTTTTCGATATCAATACGATTTTCTTTACGCTGTGGGGCTATTCAATGAGCTATCTTGAGTTCTTCGGAGCGGTAAGTGGTGCTGTAGCCGTCTGGTTATCAGCGCGAGCCAACATCTGGAGTTGGCCGATCGGGGCGGCTAGCGTTTTCCTGTTTTTCTTCCTGTTTTATCAGGTTCAATTGTATCCCGATATGTTTTTGCAGGTGTTTTTCTTCATCACCAACCTACAGGGCTGGTGGCGATGGACCCACCCGAAACAAAATGAAGCGGATACGAAACAAGAGCTTCGTATTAGTCGAATGCCTGCCCAACAATTCCTCATATGGACACTGGCGGGTGTAGTAGCGACCGCGCTGCTTGGCACTTTTGCCAGCAACCTGCACGAATGGTTTCCCGTCCTATTCAGCAAGCCCAGTGCATTCCCATACCTCGATTCGTTCACAACCGTCATGAGCATTGTCGCTACGTTTTTAATGATTGAAAAACGCGTAGAATGCTGGTATGTCTGGTTGGGCGTAGATGCCATTCTGACGTATATGTATTTTGTAAAAGGCGTAAAGTTTGTTGGCGTAGAGTATTTTGCCTTCTGCTTTATTGCTGCCATTGGAGCCTGGCACTGGACGCGGGAATACCGTAGCTACAGGACTTTCGCATCTATGTGA
- a CDS encoding Gfo/Idh/MocA family protein: MQRIAMLGGGFIGRFYAESIHGQRSRDRVVAIYARREETAKKFADDYGCDFASTNMEEVIAHPDVDMVCIALPNNIHETAVNLCAKHRKSVVCTKPLGRNAEEALRMMQTAEEAGIFAGYLEDLCYTPKFLKAIDSVKNGALGRILWAKSRETHPGPHSDWFWDKEQAGGGCMLDLGCHCVEIARNFIGKDVKPVEVMCWAATQVKPIDAEDHAIALVKYENGAIGQFEVSWTFRGGMDLRDEVMGTEGTIWINNFLRTGFEMFTTGKGADYVAEKAESTTGWLFPVGDEVNDLGYNHMFTDMFKSREEGREPAETFYDGYVVNAVLDAAYKSAETKQWEKVILPVWRGQEGLKPQTTLVDYDEQHYLIKEEVTHDGRHKVILKDKQTGKISERDLVK, encoded by the coding sequence ATGCAACGTATTGCCATGCTCGGTGGTGGCTTCATTGGCCGCTTCTATGCCGAATCCATCCACGGACAACGCAGCCGCGACAGAGTTGTCGCCATTTATGCCCGTCGGGAGGAAACGGCTAAAAAATTTGCAGATGACTATGGGTGCGACTTCGCTTCGACCAATATGGAAGAGGTAATTGCCCATCCTGACGTCGATATGGTTTGTATTGCCCTTCCTAACAACATTCACGAAACGGCTGTAAACCTGTGTGCGAAACACAGGAAATCGGTGGTATGCACAAAGCCGCTTGGCCGGAATGCTGAAGAAGCCTTACGCATGATGCAGACGGCCGAAGAAGCTGGCATTTTCGCGGGCTATCTCGAAGATTTGTGTTACACCCCTAAATTTCTGAAAGCAATAGACAGTGTGAAAAATGGCGCACTGGGCCGGATTCTCTGGGCAAAATCGCGCGAGACCCATCCTGGGCCACATTCCGACTGGTTCTGGGATAAGGAACAGGCGGGGGGCGGTTGTATGCTTGATCTGGGTTGCCACTGCGTTGAAATTGCCCGGAATTTCATCGGTAAAGATGTAAAACCGGTCGAAGTAATGTGCTGGGCTGCCACACAGGTAAAACCCATCGATGCTGAAGACCATGCGATTGCGCTGGTAAAATACGAGAATGGCGCCATTGGTCAGTTTGAAGTAAGCTGGACGTTCCGGGGGGGCATGGATCTTCGCGATGAGGTAATGGGTACCGAAGGAACGATCTGGATTAACAACTTTCTGCGAACGGGTTTCGAAATGTTTACGACCGGTAAAGGGGCTGATTATGTGGCCGAAAAGGCCGAATCGACCACGGGCTGGCTGTTTCCTGTTGGTGATGAAGTTAATGATTTAGGCTATAATCACATGTTTACCGACATGTTTAAATCACGGGAGGAAGGTCGAGAACCCGCCGAAACCTTCTATGATGGTTACGTGGTAAACGCGGTGCTGGATGCTGCCTATAAATCAGCTGAAACAAAGCAGTGGGAAAAAGTCATTCTGCCGGTCTGGCGTGGACAGGAAGGGCTAAAACCGCAGACAACACTGGTCGATTACGACGAGCAGCACTATCTTATTAAAGAAGAAGTAACTCACGACGGTCGCCATAAAGTCATTCTGAAAGACAAGCAGACTGGTAAGATCAGCGAACGTGATCTGGTGAAGTGA
- a CDS encoding isoamylase early set domain-containing protein has translation MAVAKQFLKSKPIAKVTFELPAEAVNGAKTVALAGEFNSWDSSAQVLKKQKDGSYKTTVELPIGSEYQYRYVLDGTIWTNDWAADKYVASGVAGEENSVVVL, from the coding sequence ATGGCGGTTGCCAAACAATTCCTCAAAAGCAAGCCTATTGCAAAAGTTACGTTTGAGTTGCCGGCTGAAGCTGTCAACGGTGCAAAAACGGTCGCCCTGGCCGGTGAATTCAATAGCTGGGATAGTTCTGCCCAGGTTCTGAAAAAGCAAAAGGATGGTTCGTACAAAACGACGGTTGAACTACCGATTGGTAGCGAATATCAGTACCGCTATGTTCTGGACGGTACAATTTGGACAAATGACTGGGCCGCTGACAAATACGTAGCCAGTGGCGTTGCGGGTGAAGAAAATTCGGTTGTCGTTCTGTAA
- a CDS encoding PVC-type heme-binding CxxCH protein — MNPFRSAKRSLLSRRAIALSTAGLVIGAAFVGAYQNRNLNAASGTYLSKLFAQLSDDDKHDPKYAVGSLNVAPGLEATLFAAEPMLSNPTDIDVDARGRVWVCEAYNYRPAINGNPTRKEGDRIIILEDQNGDGKADITKVFYQDPSIESPLGIWVQGNRVIVADSPNVWVLTDENGDDKADKKELLFTGIGGEQHDHGMHTFVFGPDGKWYFNFGNAGEQLLDKDGKPVVDIATGKTIDKQNFKQGMVFRCDPDGKNVELLGQNFRNNYEVAVDSYGTLWQSDNDDDGNKGVRINYVMEYGNYGYTDEMTGAGWQANRDNLEPEIPRRHWHLNDPGVVPNLLQTGAGSPTGIIVYEGKLLSEVFRNQVIHCDAGPNVVRSYPVQKDGAGYKAEIVNVLEGARDQWFRPADICVAPDGSLIIADWYDPGVGGHQAGDQNRGRVYRVAPPNSPYTMPKVDVSTTEGAIEALQSPNMSIRYAGWQKLRELGTKAEKPLANLYKTSTNPRMQARALWLLSKLDKGQKYIETALKSDNPDLRITALRAARELKIDIIPYVKQLVNDPDTQVRREAIIALRRNQNAGPSSPEAPALWAQLASKYDGKDRWYLEALGIGADGSWDSYYTAWLKQQSGDPLANASGRDIVWRARTKESVPLLAKLAGDQGTELSQRLRYFRAFDFNPGATEKSAALLGILQANSASTDVTKLVLRHLDPAYVKNSAVATTALNKLLTDVYGTPEYIELITRYEPASENAKLSQLALAKYNDAMGRDAARQLIKQNGSSLILAVINGSNADEASQMVTALLRVGNKESLDILKTVVLDEKRSPALRMTATRALGGSMDGADQVIALLKSGDIKGDYKKAAVQGVSNDWRKNIRQQAASFLDGVQGAEGKKLPGLNELMAMNGEATKGVSVFKNNCAICHQVNGEGMDFGPKLSEIGSKLPKEGQYLAILHPDAGISFGFEGWEVKFKDGSTMSGIVSSKTETDLQMKFPGGAVQNYKMADVVSMKKMDSSMMPSGLQEAMSTQDLVDLVAYLMSLKKK; from the coding sequence ATGAATCCTTTTCGATCGGCTAAGCGATCCCTGCTGTCCCGCCGGGCGATAGCCCTCTCCACTGCTGGTTTAGTAATAGGTGCTGCTTTTGTTGGGGCATACCAGAACCGAAATCTCAATGCCGCTTCGGGAACTTACCTCTCAAAGCTGTTTGCCCAACTCAGTGACGACGATAAACACGATCCTAAATATGCTGTTGGTAGTCTGAATGTTGCGCCGGGTCTGGAAGCTACTCTTTTTGCTGCCGAACCGATGCTGAGCAATCCAACGGATATTGATGTCGATGCCAGAGGTCGCGTATGGGTGTGTGAAGCCTATAACTACCGGCCTGCTATCAACGGTAACCCAACCCGTAAAGAAGGCGACCGGATCATCATTCTGGAAGATCAGAATGGCGATGGTAAAGCCGATATTACGAAAGTGTTTTATCAGGACCCAAGCATCGAATCACCACTGGGTATCTGGGTACAGGGCAACCGGGTAATAGTTGCCGACAGCCCCAACGTATGGGTATTGACAGACGAAAACGGCGATGATAAGGCCGATAAAAAAGAACTACTCTTTACAGGAATCGGTGGTGAGCAGCACGACCACGGCATGCACACGTTTGTGTTTGGTCCTGATGGTAAGTGGTATTTCAACTTCGGCAATGCCGGTGAGCAGCTCCTTGATAAAGATGGAAAACCAGTTGTTGACATCGCAACCGGCAAAACCATCGATAAACAGAATTTTAAGCAGGGCATGGTATTCCGCTGTGATCCTGATGGGAAAAATGTTGAATTGTTAGGCCAGAATTTTCGCAATAATTACGAAGTGGCGGTTGACTCATACGGTACGCTCTGGCAGTCAGACAACGATGATGATGGCAACAAGGGCGTTCGCATCAACTACGTAATGGAGTACGGAAACTACGGCTATACCGACGAAATGACGGGTGCGGGCTGGCAGGCAAACCGTGACAATCTCGAACCCGAAATCCCACGGCGACACTGGCACCTCAACGATCCGGGTGTTGTGCCAAACCTGCTCCAGACCGGTGCTGGCTCACCAACGGGTATTATTGTTTATGAAGGTAAACTTTTGTCCGAAGTGTTTCGGAATCAGGTGATTCACTGCGATGCCGGGCCGAATGTTGTGCGTTCCTATCCCGTACAGAAAGATGGAGCGGGTTATAAAGCCGAGATTGTAAACGTGCTGGAAGGCGCCCGCGATCAGTGGTTTCGGCCGGCCGATATTTGCGTAGCTCCCGATGGGTCGCTTATTATTGCGGATTGGTATGATCCCGGTGTAGGTGGCCACCAGGCTGGCGATCAGAACCGGGGCCGTGTTTATCGCGTAGCTCCGCCAAACTCGCCCTACACCATGCCGAAAGTAGATGTTTCGACCACCGAAGGGGCTATCGAAGCACTCCAAAGTCCGAACATGTCGATACGGTATGCTGGATGGCAAAAACTACGTGAGTTAGGCACCAAGGCCGAAAAACCCTTGGCAAATCTCTATAAAACGTCGACTAATCCCCGGATGCAGGCTCGTGCGCTCTGGCTGCTGAGCAAATTGGATAAAGGGCAAAAATACATCGAAACTGCTCTCAAAAGCGATAATCCGGATTTGCGCATTACGGCGCTACGGGCCGCCCGTGAACTCAAAATAGATATTATTCCCTATGTGAAGCAATTGGTCAACGATCCCGATACGCAGGTTCGCCGGGAGGCTATTATTGCGCTTCGCCGGAACCAGAACGCCGGGCCGTCTTCACCTGAAGCACCGGCTCTGTGGGCGCAACTGGCTAGTAAATACGACGGCAAAGACCGCTGGTATCTGGAAGCGCTTGGTATTGGGGCTGATGGTAGCTGGGACAGTTACTACACGGCCTGGTTGAAGCAACAAAGCGGTGATCCATTAGCCAATGCGAGTGGCCGTGATATCGTATGGCGTGCCCGCACCAAGGAGTCTGTACCGCTGCTGGCGAAACTGGCTGGTGATCAGGGAACAGAGCTGAGCCAGCGGTTGCGTTACTTCCGGGCGTTCGATTTTAATCCCGGTGCTACCGAAAAATCAGCCGCCCTACTGGGTATTTTGCAGGCGAATAGCGCATCGACAGATGTGACGAAACTAGTATTACGCCACCTCGATCCGGCCTATGTCAAAAATTCAGCCGTAGCAACAACTGCGCTGAATAAACTCCTTACTGATGTATATGGAACACCCGAATACATCGAGCTGATAACCCGTTATGAACCTGCATCAGAGAATGCTAAGCTGAGCCAGCTGGCACTGGCCAAGTATAACGATGCCATGGGTCGGGATGCAGCCCGGCAATTGATCAAACAAAATGGTAGCTCATTGATCTTGGCCGTTATCAATGGGTCAAATGCCGATGAAGCGTCGCAAATGGTAACGGCCTTGCTGCGGGTTGGTAACAAAGAATCACTCGATATTCTGAAAACCGTTGTTCTTGATGAGAAGCGTTCACCGGCACTACGGATGACGGCTACACGGGCATTGGGTGGCAGTATGGATGGGGCCGACCAGGTGATTGCTCTGTTGAAATCAGGCGATATCAAAGGCGATTATAAAAAAGCTGCCGTTCAGGGAGTCAGCAATGACTGGCGTAAAAACATCAGGCAACAGGCCGCCAGCTTCTTAGACGGTGTGCAGGGAGCCGAAGGGAAAAAGCTACCCGGTCTGAATGAATTGATGGCCATGAATGGTGAGGCTACAAAGGGTGTAAGCGTATTCAAAAACAACTGCGCCATCTGCCATCAGGTCAATGGAGAGGGGATGGATTTTGGTCCGAAACTCTCCGAAATAGGTTCTAAATTGCCAAAGGAAGGCCAATATCTGGCTATTTTGCATCCAGATGCCGGTATCAGCTTCGGATTCGAAGGCTGGGAGGTGAAGTTTAAAGATGGCAGTACCATGTCGGGGATTGTCTCCAGTAAAACTGAGACTGATTTGCAAATGAAATTTCCAGGTGGTGCCGTACAAAACTACAAAATGGCTGATGTTGTCTCGATGAAAAAAATGGACAGTTCCATGATGCCATCGGGCCTACAGGAAGCCATGAGTACGCAGGATCTGGTTGATCTGGTCGCATATTTAATGAGTTTGAAGAAAAAATAA
- a CDS encoding GlsB/YeaQ/YmgE family stress response membrane protein — protein sequence MGFLYSILIGGIAGYLASVVMGSHHSALVNIILGIVGGFIGGFIARRLGNDPDNDGLVMNLLIAVGGAIVLIFLGRLF from the coding sequence ATGGGCTTTTTATATTCTATTCTTATTGGCGGAATCGCCGGTTATCTGGCCAGTGTTGTTATGGGCAGCCATCATTCAGCCCTGGTTAACATTATCCTCGGTATTGTTGGCGGATTTATAGGCGGTTTTATCGCCCGTCGCCTTGGCAATGACCCCGACAACGATGGCTTAGTCATGAACCTGCTGATTGCAGTAGGCGGGGCAATTGTACTCATTTTTTTAGGAAGGCTATTCTAA
- a CDS encoding AAA family ATPase has product MITGLIFGKFMPVHNGHLALIEFARRQCDRLIVSMSITPGDPISPILRFRWLTELLAPYPTIEVVAEPDDFHDPDLPLWEATKLWAAFIKRRFPAVSVFFSSEAYAIPLAYHSGLQHVSFDPPRQQVPVSATLIRQHPFQYWDYIPAVVRPYFVKKVCLYGPESVGKTTLAKQLAIDYQTIFVPEMARSLITSNEFTINDFIRIGQAQTQAVQTAERQANRLLFCDTDIITTQIYSNLYLQEVPPVLRELELQIHYDIYFLLDIDVPWVADDLRDQGNRRPEMLARFRDELDQRGLNYIVINGSYPDRLKAIKRAIEKLLNGSRPTN; this is encoded by the coding sequence ATGATTACAGGGCTAATCTTCGGCAAATTTATGCCCGTACATAATGGGCACCTGGCCCTTATTGAGTTTGCCCGTCGTCAATGTGATCGGCTCATTGTATCGATGAGTATCACTCCGGGTGACCCAATTTCGCCTATACTACGGTTCCGCTGGCTAACCGAATTACTAGCGCCCTACCCTACCATTGAGGTGGTGGCTGAGCCCGACGATTTTCATGATCCAGACTTACCACTCTGGGAAGCCACAAAATTATGGGCGGCTTTCATTAAACGTCGTTTCCCGGCTGTGAGTGTATTTTTTTCATCCGAAGCATACGCAATCCCCTTAGCCTATCATTCTGGCTTACAGCATGTTTCATTTGATCCGCCCCGACAGCAGGTTCCGGTATCGGCTACCCTGATTCGACAGCACCCGTTTCAGTATTGGGATTATATACCGGCTGTTGTCCGACCCTATTTCGTCAAAAAAGTTTGCCTATACGGCCCCGAGAGTGTTGGCAAAACAACGCTGGCCAAACAGTTGGCGATTGACTACCAAACCATTTTTGTACCCGAAATGGCTCGCAGCCTTATTACCTCCAACGAGTTCACAATCAATGATTTTATCCGTATTGGTCAGGCTCAGACGCAGGCGGTGCAAACTGCCGAACGTCAGGCCAATCGACTTCTTTTTTGCGATACTGACATCATAACAACCCAGATTTATTCGAATTTATACCTGCAGGAAGTACCCCCTGTTTTGCGGGAACTGGAACTGCAGATCCATTATGACATCTATTTTTTACTCGATATCGATGTGCCCTGGGTTGCCGACGATTTACGCGATCAGGGCAATCGTCGTCCCGAAATGCTGGCTCGCTTTCGTGATGAACTCGACCAGAGAGGGCTGAATTACATAGTGATTAACGGTTCTTATCCTGACCGGCTTAAGGCGATCAAAAGGGCCATCGAAAAATTACTTAATGGTTCCCGGCCAACAAATTAA
- a CDS encoding hydroxypyruvate isomerase family protein codes for MQRRNFVKSTVGFAGAAVSGESFTTNWHSQPNFLAKNNFKLKYAPHFGMFENSAGKDPIDQLKFMADMGFTALEDNGMMGRDPALQTKIGEEMARLGITMGVFVLDKGGNSQNSLATGKPEFVEIFLNGCRKAVETAKRVNAKFTTVVPGDFERNLPIGIQTGHVIDALRRGADILAPAGLTMVLEPLSDTPNLFLRTSDQTYEICRAVNSPSCKILFDIYHMQKNEGHIIPHINWCWSEIGYFQIGDNPGRKEPTTGEINYKNIFKHIYQKQKAENKEFIFGMEHGNSQPGKDGEVALIKAYVESDSFTV; via the coding sequence ATGCAACGACGCAATTTTGTAAAATCGACAGTTGGGTTTGCTGGAGCCGCTGTTTCGGGTGAATCATTCACCACAAACTGGCATTCGCAGCCTAATTTTCTGGCTAAGAACAATTTTAAACTCAAATATGCCCCCCACTTTGGTATGTTTGAAAACAGCGCGGGTAAAGATCCCATCGACCAGTTAAAATTCATGGCCGATATGGGCTTTACGGCTCTGGAAGATAACGGAATGATGGGTCGCGACCCGGCTCTACAAACCAAAATTGGGGAAGAAATGGCCCGGTTGGGTATAACAATGGGGGTGTTCGTTCTAGACAAGGGAGGAAATTCACAGAATTCCCTCGCAACGGGAAAGCCAGAATTCGTTGAGATTTTTCTGAACGGATGTCGGAAGGCAGTCGAAACCGCTAAACGCGTCAATGCCAAATTCACAACGGTTGTTCCCGGAGATTTTGAACGGAATTTGCCAATCGGTATTCAAACGGGTCACGTTATTGATGCCCTGCGCCGAGGGGCCGATATTCTGGCTCCGGCTGGACTGACCATGGTGCTGGAGCCTCTCAGCGATACGCCAAATCTGTTTTTACGGACGTCTGACCAGACCTACGAAATCTGCCGGGCTGTGAATAGTCCTTCCTGCAAGATTCTGTTTGATATTTATCACATGCAGAAAAACGAAGGGCACATTATTCCGCATATTAATTGGTGCTGGAGTGAAATCGGGTATTTTCAGATTGGCGATAATCCGGGTCGCAAAGAGCCGACAACGGGAGAGATTAATTATAAAAATATATTCAAGCACATCTACCAGAAACAGAAAGCCGAAAACAAGGAGTTTATTTTTGGGATGGAGCACGGAAATTCGCAACCAGGAAAAGATGGCGAGGTTGCGCTGATCAAAGCCTATGTTGAATCCGATAGCTTTACAGTGTAG